In the genome of Pseudomonas fluorescens, the window CAATGGGCGACACCACCTTGATGAAGCCGTCTTCGGCACCGACTTCGATGCCCAGGCCGCCGAATTCACCGCTGGTGCTTTCCTGCAACTCGGCGAAATCCTCAGGGCCCAGATAGGCCGAGTGCGGATCGAGGTTGCTGAGCATGCCCTTGATGGCGTTTTCCAGCAGGGTCTTGTCATCCACCGGTTCGACATAAGCGGCCTTGATCCGGTCCATCACCTCGGCAAAAGTGCGCAACTCATCCAGCGGCAGTGGCGCCTTGGTGGTCGCAGCAGTGCCCGCAGGCGCAACCGCCGGAGCTGGTTGAGCGGCAAACGCCAGAGGCGCGCCGATCACCAGGGCGATCGTCAGGGCCAGCGAGGTAAGGCGGGACAAATGCAGCATGTCTAACAAACTCCTGAATTAGGTAACGCGCTTATCCTTGCGCGCGGCACCATTGTGCCGGATCACTCGGGTGACCCTGCTGACGAATCGCGAAATACAATGCCGGTGTATCTTGTCCGCCACTGCTACCCACAGTGGAGATGGACTCACCGGCTTTTACCACGTCACCCGCAGACTTGAGCAGCGTCTGGTTGTGACCATAAAGACTCAAAAAACCGTTGCCGTGGTCGAGGATCACCAGCAACCCGGCGCCTCGCAGCCAGTCGGCAAACACTACGCGACCACCATGCACCGCATGCACGGTGCTGCCGGCAGATGCGCCGATCATCACGCCATCCCACTTGGTCCGGGCATCGTCGCCACGGCTTTCACCGTAGCGCGCCAGCAGTCGACCATCGACAGGCCAGGGAAGTTTGCCGCGGGTTGTCGCAAACGGGCCGCCAAAGGTCTCGCCGGAACTGGAAACCAGTGCGCCAGGTGTCGACCTGACCGGTTTGCGTGGGGCGTCGTCGCTGGCATCTGCCTGCGCCTGAGCCTCACGTAAACGCTTTTTTTCGGCTTCCTGCTGGGCAATCAGCGCTTTTTGTCGCGCTTCTTCTGCCTCACGAGCCTGGCGTGCCAGGGTTTCTTCAATGGTTTTAAGGACTTTAGACAGGTCTGCTTGATCCTGCTCGCGCGCCGCCAGTTTCTGATCGCGAGCCTTTACGTCGTCATTGAGCTTGGCCAGGACTTGCTGGCGCTCCTTGCGGACTTTCTCGAGCTCGTCACGCTGGGTGTCGAGGCTGCTTTGCTGCACCAGCAATTGCGCCTGCTGCATGGCGATGTCTTTCTCGACATTGGACAGTTGGCGCAGGGTTTCGTTGAAATTCTTCAACTGCTCCAGGCGAGCCTGGCTCAGGTAGTCGTAATAGGTGAGGGTACGGGCGAATCTTTCCGGATTCTGCTGGTTGAGCAGCAGCTTTAGGTATTCCTGGCGACCGTTCTGGTAGGCCGCCCGGGCCTGAATGGCGATCAGTCGTTGCTGTTCAATGCGCGCGCTCTGGAGTTTTTTTTTCTCCGCATCGAGGCGCTGCAGCTCGGCTTCGCTTTTCTTCAGCTCTTTTTGCAGGGCGTCGACCTGCTTCTCGAGCTTGCCCATTTCGGTTTCGGTGCCCTTGAGCTCTTTCTGCACACCG includes:
- a CDS encoding murein hydrolase activator EnvC — encoded protein: MLRILTALALTCLLQPAFADERADTQQQLDATRQDIAELKKLLGKLQEEKSGVQKELKGTETEMGKLEKQVDALQKELKKSEAELQRLDAEKKKLQSARIEQQRLIAIQARAAYQNGRQEYLKLLLNQQNPERFARTLTYYDYLSQARLEQLKNFNETLRQLSNVEKDIAMQQAQLLVQQSSLDTQRDELEKVRKERQQVLAKLNDDVKARDQKLAAREQDQADLSKVLKTIEETLARQAREAEEARQKALIAQQEAEKKRLREAQAQADASDDAPRKPVRSTPGALVSSSGETFGGPFATTRGKLPWPVDGRLLARYGESRGDDARTKWDGVMIGASAGSTVHAVHGGRVVFADWLRGAGLLVILDHGNGFLSLYGHNQTLLKSAGDVVKAGESISTVGSSGGQDTPALYFAIRQQGHPSDPAQWCRAQG